The genomic interval GCAATATCCTGTTACCAAGCATACTTAAACCACTCCGGTGATAAAGAGCTAAAAAAGATACTTGAAGCTCTCATTGATCAAGCAGAACTAGAAATAAAAGAATGTGATACATTGCTTACCGATAATGGCATTGCGTCCGCACCTATGATGCCTGAAAGACCACCAGTAAAACTCGAAGACATTCCTGTAGGTGCAAGATTTACTGACGCTGAAATAGCTGCAAAAATTGCGAGTGACGCTTCATTAGAACTGGTTGCTTGTAGCCAAGTTATGGGTCAATCTGTTAGAGAGGATATTG from Paenibacillus sp. FSL K6-3182 carries:
- a CDS encoding DUF3231 family protein; amino-acid sequence: MGILSGNPKDEPMHYGEIFSVWQASTVAKGAISCYQAYLNHSGDKELKKILEALIDQAELEIKECDTLLTDNGIASAPMMPERPPVKLEDIPVGARFTDAEIAAKIASDASLELVACSQVMGQSVREDIGALFAKYHLTKTALGLKILQLSKEKGWLIPPPLQVKRPESINA